aatagtgaagacatcaaaactatgaaataacacaatcatgtagaatcatgtagtaaccaaagaagtgttaaacaaatcaaaatatatttatatttgagattcttcaaagtagccaccctttggcttcatgacagctttgcacactcttggcattctctcaatcagcttcaactggaatgcttttccaactatcttgaaggaattcccaatTATACTGAatacttattggctgcttttcttcactctgcggtccaacacttcccaaaccatctcaattgggttgaggtcaggtcatctgatgcagcactccatcactctccttcttggtcaaatagccttgaattctaaataaatcactgatagtgtcaccagcaaagcaccatcacaccaccacctccatgcttcttggtgggaactacacatgcggagatcatccgttcacctactctgcatctcacaaagacactgggttggaaccaaaaatctccaatatggactcatcagaccaaaggacagatttccaccagtctaatgtccattgctcgtgttccttgacccaagcaagtctcttctttttattggtgtcttttagtattggtttctttgcagcaatttgaccatgaagcctgattcatgcagtatcttctgaacagttgatgttgagatgtgtctgttacctgaactctgtgaagcatttatttgggctggtttaatttgatttaatttgatttgtatctcttttagtccccatttaGACTAATCTTTCAAGAGttcttaaacattaaaatacaatttataatacaaacacactttcacatataacacactattacaaacatgcataatgacccaataaatactcaatctaaaataatattgattcttcatctactataattccacaacatttctatatactatatttaaaaaaatataataataatgtttaaatgtatatattgaaaggtttctagtttgctcagttaatttattcaatttctgtattgctctaaatcgaaatgttattttgcctatttctcttttctgtctggataacgcatagatggtggacaatctattcctagtatttacggaatgtctgtctcttaccaactgaataccgttgtgaatagaacttggccgttttaaatgatgtatattataaaataagcatgtttttttcaattaccttgtcgattgatgaccaaccaaggacactgcgcatgactgcaacagaagaaccatatctccaccttaaaacaatccttgctgctttattTTGTGCATTCTGCAGTCTCCTAACTTCACTTGATaatgcatttccccagaccaccgaacagtagttcacctgattctcaattaatgcttgtgttatttgctgaatcatttttcctggtaaatatttagctatccttctgattatgcatgctgttttaatcttttttttttttacatagattagttatttgagacgaccatgataagcagttgtctaactgcactcccaatagtttggtttctgccacttcttaaatttgtactcctcccatatttaattgtatcccatgctgttttggccttttcctagttgaacagaccaacacaactttggttttcttggtgtttaaaACAAGTTTGTTTTGGCAAACCCACTTCCTGATATTCTCAAAATCTCCTTGTAAAGCCTGTTGACTgattgtcttgctgcataaattgtagtatcatctgcaaatataaTAGATTGAGTTTCAACCAAGGCATAGGGAAGGTTGTTGGTATATATTAAATaaagaagtggcccaaggcagctgccctgcggtattccacagtttaacacattaggggaagaaaatgaaccattgatataggtggactgtttcctgtcagttagatatgactgtacccaattcaatgctacctccttaaaacaataatgcattaattttgtcaaaattatttcatgatccactaaatcaaatgctgcactgaaatctaaaaatagtacaccTACAAATTtgccattatccatagcattGAGCCACTGATCATTCATGACAACCAATGTAGTGGAATGGTTTTTGcgataagcatgctgattggctgtaatcagatcattattttccatgtactcccacatttgtctactcacaataccctccaatatcttactgagtgTAGGGAGTAGACTAATTGGTCGACTATTAGCAGGAGTAATGGGTTCTTTGCTGTCTTTCGGAATAGGACACAGTTTCGCATGCTTCCATACGTTTGCAAACATCCCCTTTTCCAGTGACCATTTAAATGTGTATCTCagtggaactgcaatctggggagCAGCATAGCGAAGCAAATAATTGTCCATAAGACCAtaacctgtagatttaccatcaggtaatgacttcaataggtttaacacctcccCCACTGACACCTCCTCCactggctggtaactctaatgaacgtatactctgcagcagaggtaactctgagtcttcttttactgtggcggtcctcatgtgagccagtttcatcatagtgcttcaaggtttttgcgacagcacttgaagaaactttcaaagttcttgaaatattacggattgactgaccttcatgtcttaaagtaatgatgggctgtcatttctctttacttttttaagctgttcttgccataatatggatttagcCTTATTTGATAAAAgtccatcttctgtataccacccctcccttgtcacaacacaactgattggctctgTTAGGTTCTAAATATCAGAGTAAGAAATCAATAGACACTGAAAGCTCCAACCAATTTTTTTCACCCATTGGGTCAATACAGCTACATAAGACAAAGATGTGGTTCCACCAGTGGTGGTATATATACACCCCAATTTGGGGTGGAGTCTCCTCCTTCTCGCTAAACATTACATCTTTGTTGTTAGACAGGGAATTAAGTGATACCggcaataaactgttccttctcccttaatCTGACCTGACCCCCttcctcactaatccacagctctccacccttatcagtgCCTGCCAACATGTGATCGTCTTTCTGTCACTcagtacattccaagcttaaCTACATCTACCATATccattcctcctacagatacccattaacttctggtgtagaccctagACTATGGCACCCCTTATGTCTCTAGTATAACTGATGACTAATAatattcaaagtttagaaatcCGAAACCATCAGTTCAAATGCATTAAGACGgacagaaattccacaaaattcacgtttaacaaggcacacctgttaattgaaatgcattccaggtgacaacctcatgaagctggttgagagaatgccaagagtgtgcaaagctgtcattaaagtaaagggtggctactttaagaatataaaatatattttgatttgtttaacaccttttttggttactacatgattccatgtgtgttatttcattgttttgatgtcttcactattattcgacaatgtagaaaaaacaacaacccttgaaagagcaggtgtgtccaaatgtttgactggtactgtacatgcataCAGCGAGACAAAAGGGGGTGAAGGGACGAGACggaggggtggagagaaggggggatggaggagaaaaaagggggatgaGAGGGCAGGGACATTAAGCGAGAGTAAAGGGTTGAAGAGAGCAGATGTAACggaggggtggagagaaaagggggatggacggaggaggagaaaaaagggggggggTAGTGGGAGGTTTGACAGTTCTGTGTTTCTCTTCAGGCCTACAAAGCTGTGGTGAACGATGCCACCATTTTTAAACTGGAGCTGCCCCTCAAACAGAAAGGGTGAGACAAACCTGGGTTGTATGTTTATATTATAATCCTTGGTTATGGGTCAATATGGCTGCTAGTCCACCCATCACAGAATATGAGCTGCATCATGATTCTTCACCCTTTTCCTGAGGGGTGCATTTTCACACTCCACATCATGGATTTAAAAGCATATGATTTGTGTAACCATTGGCTGGAGGAAAGTGTGCACATGTAGACTACAGAAAAAGGGTGGAGAATTGGGACGCAGCCAGACTTGAATGTGGAGGCCTGTTCTAGTAATTAGATTTCTATGTGTACtattaatctgtgtgtgtgtctttacaggGTAGGTCTGAAGACCCAGCCAGAGTCGAAGTGTCCAGAGCTGCTAGCTAactactgtgacatgctgctgaGGAAAACAACCCTGAGCAAGAAACTCACATCAGAGGAGATAGAACTCAAACTCAAAGAAGTGGTGAGACTCTCCCCTAGTACTGTAGAATGAGCCCTGATTCtcaagcattggattggtgtaagcATTGGCTGTTGTGAAATCCATGACGGGAAGTGTGCACTTTCAGAGAAGGGTGTAGAAATTGGATGCCTCCATAGTCTTCTATCCCTTCCCAACCACCACCTATTCTAGTTGCTTGTGTTGTTCAGAATAAGGATGTGTGTTCAGAATAAGGATGTGttcttgctccctccctcccttctctatgTAGTTGCTGGTATTGAAGTATGTTCAGAATAAGGATGTGTTTATGAGGTACCATAAAGCCCACCTGACCAGAAGACTGATCCTGGACATCTCAGCCGACAGTGAAATAGAAGAGAACATGGTGGAGTGGCTCagggtatgaacacacacacacacactctctctctctctatatccccttTTGATTGAGTTTTTTTCcgctgggtctgtgtgtgtacgtgtaggAGGTGGGGATGCCTGCAGACTATGTGAATAAGCTGGCGAGGATGTTCCAGGACATTAAAGTATCGGATGATCTCAACCAGGTCTTCAAGGAGATGCACAAACACAACAAGCTGGCTTTACCAggtaacaaacacaaacacagccacAATACTCCACCAGCTGGTGTACCATAGTAATACacaaattctctctttctctctctctgtgcctctgcctctttttctctgtctctctgtttctgtctcttgcTCTAGCTGACAGTGTGAATATAAAGATCCTGAATGCGGGTGCTTGGTCGAGGAGCAGTGAGAAGGTGTTTGTGTCTCTGCCTACTGAGCTGGAGGATCTGATCCCAGAGGTAGAAGACTTCTACAAGAGGAACCACAGCGGAAGGAAACTACACTGGCACCACCTCATGTCCAATGGCATCGTGAGTGggagatgcgcacacacacagcaaacgCACACACTCAGTAGTTTTTCCATGGATTATATTACTATCACCTCATGTCCAATGGCATAGtgatccccctctcccctgtgtgtgtgtgtgtgtgtgtgtttagatcaCCTTCAAGAACGAAATGGGTCATTATGACCTGGAGGTCACAACCTTTCAGCTGGCTGTCCTATTTGCCTGGAACCAGCGGCCGCGGGAGCGAATCAGCTTCGAAAACCTTAAATTGGCCACCGAGCTTCCCGATGCTGAGCTACGACGCACACTctgggtaacacacacacacaaacagactctgggtactttatacacacacactcacactctctggAATTGAAAAATGAAAGCACACATGCCAATATAAACACAATTCATACACAGACAAGAAACGACCTCtcctttttttctccctctctgctgtctcctctctgtctctagtctctGGTAGCGTTCCCTAAGCTGAAGAGACAGGTGTTGTCCTATGAGCCTTCAGTCTCCTCCCCTAAAGACTTCACAGACAGCACCCTGTTCTATGTCAACCAGGACTTCTCTCTCATGTACGTAGCTTTGAACCGTCAACATTGTGTTAGCCCCCTGACCTTAATAAAGGCATTGAATGCACCGGGGTTGCTAAACtctggtaactttccccaaattctcACATTTTCAAATAAGTACTAATTGGAGCATTCCAGAGTTTCCTGCGTATTCCATCCTGAATCCAGGAATATTCCCACAGGGATTTCTTGAAAACCTGGGATTTTTGGGAAAGATGGCAGTGTTTTGCAACCTTAATTGCACCTCACTTCAACAGCTTTTGGCTTACCATGTTGATTCATGCTCTATTTAGTTAATGTAACTGTATGTATTCTAACTCATTATTCATTTTGGGGAAGTTTGAATGTTGATGAAAGCTTTGTTGTCATGGTTTCCTACTGAGGACCAGGATGGAATGTTGAGCAGTTTCAGGTGTGATGGCTGATCGGATTTTGAGTtattttgtctctgtttctcagtAAAAACTCCAAGGTCCAAAAAAGGGGCAAGATTAATCTGATTGGTCGATTGCAGCTGACCACAGAgcgaatgagagaggaggagaatgagggCATCGTCCAGCTGAGAATATTAAGAACCCAGGTAACTTTACACATTGAAAGGTCCAACTTGAGGAATCTGAAGTTTCAGCACTTTTTTTCCCCCCAAAGACTTTAATGGAGCACTACTGACTTCCACCCTGCAAGGTTTTATCAATCATAACAATACCAGTTGAATGTGTGCCTCGACATTGAGTAAAGATATAATGCTGTACGTTGTTTgacccacccacccccctccaggaGGCCATCATCCAGATTatgaagatgaggaagaggatcaGTAACGCTCAGCTACAAACAGAACTGGTAGAGATCCTCAAGAACATGTTCCTGCCCCAGAAGAAGATGATCAAGGAACAGATTGAGTGGCTCATCGAACACAAATACATCAAACGGGACGAGACAGACATCAACACCTTTATCTACATGGCATAGAACCCCTTTACCTGGATTGGAACCACCTACCTACCGCTTGACCTGGCTGGGCCCTCGCTGCAGCAGGAGGAAGAAGAAATGCagtaagaggaggagggaggagtggttgtttcagaagaagaggaaggagaataTCTCTGCGGCCGGGGgaggggttggttggttggttggttggttggttggttggttggttggttggctgtaTGAGATAGATGGTGTAGTCTTCAGACTGTGGTGCCCCTCGGGGTCCAAgaggagaaggacaggaggaCAGTGGGGCTGACTGACAGTCTCAGTATCACAGTAGAGacattattaaataaataaactctCCCTGCCTTACCCTCCTTACACAGTccgcacagagacagacaggaagactagTGGTCTATATCATTATGGAGTAGACACAGAGAGGAGTGTATTTTGCcaaatgtactgtgtgtgtctatgtatatgtgtgtctgcACCTTGACAGCTTGTTGCTCTGTGGAAGTCTTGCAATCATCTGAGGACCCGTATCTCACtttcctccacccccccccccccccccccccccccccactgccacACCCCTCAGAGAGGATCATGACTCCTCACATATCAGCCAGTCGCTGGGTGAGAACAAACGAGAACATCAGCACTTTtctgtgtttcagtgtgtctGAATGGCTTTATATATCAATTTCATTCTACTTTTCAATGCTCATCATTATTTTTATGAACACTTGTGTGTTGTGTCTCTCGCTTGTTAAATGCTGCACAGCGTCATCCAATCGATCAAAGTCACAAAGCTCTCTAGCGATCTTtgattcttctctctcccccacctatAGCCAGTGCAGGACAGGACATGACAGGTGTGTTATTGTTAGACCATGGGGGGGTGTCATGACTGGTCATGACCCAGGTTtcttcccaaatgccacccttttccctatgtactgcattacttttgaccagagctctatgggttaAAAAAGTAGTTTATGTtccctatatacactgctcaaaaaaataaagggaacactaaaataacacatcctagatctgaatgaatgaaatattcttattaaatacttttttctttacatagttgaatgtgctgacaacaaaatcacacaaaaacgatcaatggaaatcaaatttatcaacccatggaggtctggatttggagtcacactcaaaattaaagtggaaagccaactttgatgtaatgtccttaaaacaagtcaaaatgaggctcagtagtgtgtgtggtctccacgtgcctgtatgacctccctacaacgcctgggcatgctcctgatgaggtggcggatggtctcctgagggatctcctcccagacctggactaaagcatccgccaacacctggacagtctgtggtgcaatgtggcgttggtggatggagcgagacatgatgtcccagatgtgctcaattggattcaggtctggggaacgggcgggccagtccatagcatcaatgccttcctcttgcaggaactgctgacacactgcagccacatgaggtctagcattgtcttgcattaggaggaacccagggccaaccacaccagcatatggtctcacaaggggtctgaggttctcatcttggtacctaatggcagtcaggctacctctggcgagcacatggagggctgtgcggccccccaaagaaatgccacaccatgactgacccactgccagaccggtcatgctggaggatgttgcaggcagcagaacgttctccacggcgtctccagactgtcacgtctgtcacatgtgctcagtgtgaacctgctttcatctgtgaatagcacagggcgccagtggcgaatttgccaatcttggtgttctctggcaaatgccaaacgtcctgcacggtgttgggctgtaagcacaacccccacctgtggacgtcgtgccctcataccaccctcatggagtctgtttctgaccgtttgagcagacacatgtacatttgtggcctgctggaggtcattttgcagggctctggcagtgctcctccttgcacaaaggcggaggtagcggtcctgctgctgggttgttgccctcctatggcctcctccacgtctcctgatgtactgtcaatcagtgttgcttcctaagtggacagtttgatttcacagaagtgtgattgacttggaattacattgtgtttaagtgttccctttatttttttgagcagtgtaggaaaatatatatatattccctacTAAGGGAAAAATATTTGATAtcctatatatggaatagggtgccccAGTAAAATCCCTCCAGTGCAATATCTAGACATCCCCTCCTACTAGAGCACTTCCTGTGATGAGGTCATGTTGCTAAAGCAACGGCACTGCAGTGTTGCTATTAATGTACCCTACCCACAACCTTTTACAGAAGACTGTGTGTTGCAGTATGATATGAGTGGGGAGGGTGATGAtagaaggatttttttttttttgctgtcgAGTGTTTGTATGCGAGTGTTTGATAAATAGGTCCGGTCTGTAGCGGGCTACTAGGTGTACATAGCCACTTATTGATTTGGAGTAATGTTACATGATTAAATGTATGAGACGACTTAATAACACTATCCCGCTTTTACTCTTTTTAGTTTGAGTTTTACTTTTGGCATTGGGATAATGTTGTACTGTGGGATATTACTGTGcgccccaaatggcatcctattccttatatagtgcaccacttttgaccaggacctatagggctctggtcaaaagttgtgcactatgtagggaatatggtgccatttgggacacagcctaggTGTCAATGTCCTCTTTTCTCTCACTCTGATTTTAATGCAACCACATTGGAATCAATTTAGACACCTCAAGACAAAGTGATTGTCAGATGATGGAAACATTACTTGGGATTTAGCAGTTATGAATTGTTTGatcatgatgtcatggctttatttcacacacactacatacctaCGCAGCACCGTATAGTCCACCATTCTACAGTGGAGGACACCTATGAGAAACATACGTACACACAATGACTATTGACAAAACAGTTAATAGTTTATTCTACCGGGTAATGTCATGTGTGGATAACTACTACCTGTCAACTGGCAATAAGAGGCTCTCCTCCACGTGAGCTAGTTACATTTCTCAACCGACTGACTAGTTCAACTTTAGAACAGTTACTCTGAAGGATATCTGTCTTTGTGAATAAAAAGTGTGTGTTTATCATTATTGACAGTTTTATGCGGTGATATCGTCCACTGAATGACATTGTGTCCAGCAGGCCCAGGTTTTAGTAACGTTGTTCTTTTTCATGTCTTCCTTCCCTGGCATCTGACATTAATGGTTACGCATTACTGCTGTAGTTGTTGCATCAAAACAACCTAGAGAAGAAGtctttgtcccaaatgacaccctatttcctatttagtgcattacttttgaacaaggcccatagggctctggtcaaaagtagtgcactatataatgaataaggtgtcatttggggACGTAGGCAAAGTGttattacattttagtaatttagcacaCTCAATTAGCGCATTCTTAAGATATGTTATCAGAGTAATGTACTTAATGTAACTTCGTCTGATACACTTAGCTATTCTCTAGATTTTAGCCATGTTCAACAATGTTTTAAGATGACACAACTTAGGTCACTTTATGAGTAACAACAAATAAACAGTTTTAAACAATGACATACTCCATTTTTGTTGTAACAATTAATGTTTTTCTCTGCACAGAAATTTCAGATAGAGCAACTCTTATTGTGTTATGAGACTGACATCTTGCTTCAGTTTGTGTTTAAGTGTTTGTGATGATGGTAAACAGATGGGTAATCATAAGACACgtatctcttcctcttcttccctaCTTGCATATCTGGAGCCTTGAGTGGAAACTTgaaaactacagtgccttgcgaaagtattcggccc
This genomic interval from Oncorhynchus clarkii lewisi isolate Uvic-CL-2024 chromosome 27, UVic_Ocla_1.0, whole genome shotgun sequence contains the following:
- the LOC139386406 gene encoding cullin-5, giving the protein MATSNLLKNKGSLQFEDKWDLMRPIVLKLLRQEAVTKQQWFDLFSDVHAVCLWDDKGPAKIHQALKEDILDFIKQAQNRVLSHQDDTALLKAYIVEWRKFFTQCDILPKPFCQLEITLMGKQGSNKKSNVEDSIVRKLMLDTWNESIFSNIKSRLQDSAMKLVHAERLGEAFDSQLVIGVRESYVNLCSNPEDKLQIYRDNFEKAYLDSTERFYRTQAPSYLQQNGVQNYMKYADTKLREEEKRAVRYLETRRECNSVQALMECCVNALVTSFKETILAECPGMIKRNETDKLHLMFSLMDKVPSGIEPMLKDLEDHIMNAGLADMVAAAETITSDSEKYVEQLLTLFNRFSKLVKEAFQDDPRFLTARDKAYKAVVNDATIFKLELPLKQKGVGLKTQPESKCPELLANYCDMLLRKTTLSKKLTSEEIELKLKEVLLVLKYVQNKDVFMRYHKAHLTRRLILDISADSEIEENMVEWLREVGMPADYVNKLARMFQDIKVSDDLNQVFKEMHKHNKLALPADSVNIKILNAGAWSRSSEKVFVSLPTELEDLIPEVEDFYKRNHSGRKLHWHHLMSNGIITFKNEMGHYDLEVTTFQLAVLFAWNQRPRERISFENLKLATELPDAELRRTLWSLVAFPKLKRQVLSYEPSVSSPKDFTDSTLFYVNQDFSLIKNSKVQKRGKINLIGRLQLTTERMREEENEGIVQLRILRTQEAIIQIMKMRKRISNAQLQTELVEILKNMFLPQKKMIKEQIEWLIEHKYIKRDETDINTFIYMA